In one Ictalurus punctatus breed USDA103 chromosome 19, Coco_2.0, whole genome shotgun sequence genomic region, the following are encoded:
- the si:ch211-244b2.3 gene encoding protein mono-ADP-ribosyltransferase PARP12, with amino-acid sequence MNASGKHYEWQLCSGQQWSPIANDHVIECNYCQPGARGITINTHMGSLYIDFDAMTLRGPSADLAVRRLSSLSYNQIEDVGWYYKDNSYWCEYGVQGSSHSTSSISSRDLEQQYNSNPTCSFQFKAGKYSYVVNFSDMMQMNLSTHKQRKVRRRPKFTSVNNSLNTFEPFTSTMIPFPSATPSVNPSTAVTWQFMGDEGIWTEYQKPRSSLNSMDIERQYQSNPQSQLVFNAGYYSYTLFFNGMYQINNTFKTKRAIRRISANENISSTLCQARWQFKDIKGRWADFIKGEGRGECTVSSQDIEMQYQQNREGVISYSTGQFYYRLNFSEMIQTNLSTGTRRPVRRV; translated from the exons ATGAATGCTTCAG GAAAACATTACGAGTGGCAGCTGTGTTCTGGGCAGCAATGGTCCCCGATAGCAAACGATCATGTAATCGAGTGTAACTACTGCCAGCCAGGAGCAAGAGGGATCACCATTAATACTCACATGGG GTCTCTTTACATCGACTTTGATGCCATGACATTAAGGGGCCCTTCTGCTGACCTCGCTGTACGGCGACTATCGTCACTGTCTTACAACCAGATAGAAGATGTGGGCTGGTATTACAAAGACAACAGTTACTGGTGTGAATATGGGGTACAG GGATCGAGTCACAGCACGTCGTCGATAAGCAGTCGGGACTTAGAGCAGCAGTATAACTCCAACCCTACATGTTCCTTCCAGTTTAAAGCAGGAAAATATTCCTACGTTGTGAACTTCTCTG acatgATGCAAATGAACCTGTCCACTCATAAACAGAGGAAAGTGAGGAGGAGGCCAAAGTTTACCTCTGTAAATAACAG tcTGAACACTTTTGAACCATTTACATCCACCATGATTCCATTTCCATCAGCTACACCTTCTGTGAATCCATCCACTGCGGTTACCTGGCAGTTTATGGGTGATGAAGGCATCTGGACAGAGTATCAGAAACCA cgttcCTCTCTGAACAGTATGGATATAGAGAGACAGTATCAGAGTAATCCTCAGAGCCAGCTTGTTTTCAACGCTGGGTACTACAGTTACACTCTCTTTTTTAATG GAATGTACCAGATCAACAACACTTTTAAGACAAAAAGAGCTATCCGGAGAATCTCTGCAAATGAGAACATTAGCAG TACTCTGTGCCAAGCTCGCTGGCAGTTTAAAGACATCAAGGGCCGCTGGGCAGACTTTATTAAA GGCGAAGGGCGTGGAGAATGTACCGTCTCTAGTCAAGACATTGAAATGCAGTACCAGCAGAACAGAGAAGGAGTTATAAGTTACAGCACGGGGCAGTTCTACTACCGCCTCAACttctcag aaaTGATCCAAACAAACTTGTCCACTGGTACGAGGAGGCCGGTCCGTCGTGTCTAG